In one Ochotona princeps isolate mOchPri1 chromosome 16, mOchPri1.hap1, whole genome shotgun sequence genomic region, the following are encoded:
- the LOC101527925 gene encoding zinc finger protein OZF isoform X2 has protein sequence MQMSHSSQQRGYSGASPFACKVCGKVFSHKSTLTEHEHFHTREKPFECNECGKAFSQKQYVIKHQNTHTGEKLFECNDCGKSFSQKENLLTHQKIHTGEKPFECKDCGKAFIQKSNLIRHQRTHTGEKPFVCKECGKTFSGKSNLTEHEKIHIGEKPFKCNECGTAFGQKKYLIKHQNIHTGEKPYECNECGKAFSQRTSLIVHVRIHSGDKPYECNVCGKAFSQSSSLTVHVRSHTGEKPYGCNECGKAFSQFSTLALHLRIHTGKKPYQCSECGKAFSQKSHHIRHQKIHTH, from the coding sequence ATGCAGATGTCACACAGCAGTCAGCAGAGAGGTTATAGTGGGGCAAGCCCCTTTGCTTGTAAGGTATGTGGGAAAGTCTTCAGCCACAAATCAACTCTGACTGAGCATGAGCATTTTCATACCAGAGAGAAGCCTTTTGAATGTAAtgaatgtgggaaagcctttaGCCAAAAGCAGTATGTCATTAAGCATCAGAACACCCATACAGGAGAGAAGCTTTTCGAATGTAATGATTGTGGGAAATCCTTTAGCCAGAAGGAAAACCTGCTTACCCATCAGAAAATTCATACTGGAGAGAAACCGTTTGAATGTAAAGACTGTGGGAAAGCATTTATTCAGAAGTCCAACCTCATCAGACACCAGAGAACTCACACGGGAGAAAAGCCCTTTGTGTGTAAGGAGTGTGGGAAAACCTTTAGTGGCAAATCCAACCTTACCGAGCATGAGAAAATTCATATTGGAGAGAAGCCCTTTAAATGCAACGAATGCGGAACAGCTTTTGGCCAGAAGAAGTACCTCATAAAACATCAAAAcattcacactggagaaaaaccCTACGAATgtaatgaatgtggaaaagcctTCTCTCAGCGAACATCGCTTATTGTACACGTGAGAATTCATTCAGGTGAtaaaccttatgaatgcaatgtgtgtgggaaagccttcTCTCAGAGCTCATCTCTTACTGTACATGTGAGAAGCCATACAGGAGAGAAACCCTATGGTTGCAATGAATGTGGGAAAGCTTTCTCTCAGTTCTCAACCCTCGCTCTGCATTTGAGAATCCATACAGGTAAGAAGCCTTATCAgtgcagtgagtgtgggaaagccttcagtCAAAAGTCACACCACATTAGGCATCAGAAAATTCATACACATTAA